Below is a window of Nicotiana tabacum cultivar K326 chromosome 19, ASM71507v2, whole genome shotgun sequence DNA.
ACCTAACACAGCTACAAAGCCTGCATAATGCTCCGAGGTGGGTTCTATGTTATATAACGTTTGCATTGAGGAAAAGAACTTTTGGCAACAATCAACTAAATTTCTGGAAGTATGTCTATAAGCTGATATCACAAGGACACAGGTAATAGAATCTGGGTTTACTCCTAACTTCTCCATCTTCGCCCACATATCCAATGCCGCATCGCCCTGCCTATGAAGGACATAGCAAGTCAACAAACCATTCCATGATACTAAATCATGTGTAGGCATAGCCTCAAAGGCCTTAATTGCACTTTGCATCTCATCACACTTAGAGTACATGCTGATCATGGCATTCCCAACACCGGTATCAGACATTAAACCATGTTTCAAGGCATAGCAATGGATTTGTTCCCCTAACTTTAGAATCCCTAATGTTCCACAAACACCAAGAATAGTGGCTAATGCAACTTCATCAACAACCAGTGATTCTTCTGAATGCCTGACCAAGAAAAGAGAAATAGCTTCTTCTGGATGTCCATCTCTAGCATATGCACACATCATTGATGTCAATGCAATTGAATTATCATGGTCAAGTGGAGGCTGATGAAATAACTTTTTGGCATCATCCATTCTCCCACACCGCGTGCACATATCAAGCAATGCCGTCTCAATACGATCATTTGATTCTAAACCAAGCTTGAGGATGAATGCATGAATCTGTTCGCTTATCTTCCTTTCCATCACCGACCCACAAGCATTAAGAACACTGGTCAACGTAAAATCAGTCAATTCCAATCCTCCCTCCAACATTCTACAAAATAACCCCAGTGCCTTAAACCCTTCATGATTTTGAATAAATCCAGCCAAAAGAGCATTATAAGAAACACAGTTCCTCTCAGGCATGCTGTTAAAAATCTCCATCGCAAAATCAACATAACCAAATTCCATATACGCCACAATCATTTCAGTCCAACTAAAGACATCCTTCACAGGCATCCTCTCAAACACATCCACTACATTTTTCAAGGTTCCACATTTGGTATAAAAACCTATAAGTGCATTATTCACACTCAAATTACCATGTAATCCACTTTTAAGAGCATGCATATGTAGTTCTTGGCCTTCTCTGACCGCCAAACAGCGGGAAGATGCAGCCAAAAGCGTTGAAAGAGTAAAATGGTCAACtattaagcaatcatttctcCTCAATTCACGGTACAGTTCGAATACTCTTTCATACATGCACTCTTCAACCATACACGAAATCATAGTGTTCCACGAAACAATGTCCCGTTGTGGCATATCATTAAACAAAAGAATCACAGATTCCAGTAAACCACACTTACTATACAATCCCATAAGTGCATTAACAACATAAGTATAACTCAAATACCCTAATTTGACAACAAGACCATGTACTTGACAACCTAACTCAAGATTCAACGAACGAATACAAGCAGTCAAAATAGCAACAAATGTATATTCATTTGGTTCAATACCTAAGTCCCTCATTTCAAGAAACAGCTCAAAGGCTTCTCTTTGACGATTCGACTTAGCAAAAGCCGATATAATTGCTGTAAACGACACAACATCAGGGCTCAAAAGCGAATCGAATACTTTCTCAGCAAGATTCAAGTGACCAAGCTTGAGATAAGCCGCAATTAAAGCATTTTTCAAATAAACAtcctcttcttcaagtttgagAATTGAAGAGTGAATAATCTTTGCGAGTTCAACATCACCACACCTAACAGAAATACGAAGCAAATTGGCATAATCTATCCTATTAGTGTCAGCAGCTACTGTGACATTAGAGTCCTTAAAATGCTGAGGGATCAAAAGGGGTTGAAAAGGACGAGATTTTGAAGGGTATTGAAGGAAAAAGGAAGGTTTTTGCTTATATTTGGTTTTCTTGGTAGTTGCTAGGCTTGAAGTGGAATGAAGGTTAAAGGGTCCAGTAGGACGGAGAAAGGAGAGAGGAATAGAGATGGTGGGGCTGTGGATAACGGCAGCCATGAAAGAAGAAAGGCGCCAAGCATAGTCAAGGAGCTGGAATCGCTAAGCTAAGTTTGGTGTGAAGTGTATTTCCACTGTGTTTTTTTGGGGGGGTTTATGGCTATCCAAGAATTGGGTATCCATATTTTTTCAGAAGGGTTTATCTTTGTTTTCTCAGTATCTTCGTAAGTGAGAAGCTTAACTATCGGATAAAGTTTTGTAAAGGGGTTTTGTAAGTGGTGGGAATTCCACTTTACCCCTAATGGTTTTGGGTGTTGAGACTTATTCCCCCTAGAAGTTACtatatccttcaaaataacaGTATACAATTTATATAAAAGAAAACGGTCTTATAAATATCTCATAAGTAATATATGGTATCGATAATTTACATATTAACATAAAGATTTCTTTAAAAtgaattatataaaaaaaattgcaacGGATCATATCCACGACACATTTTGAACTGTTTATCTTAAGTCTTAACTTACATGGGTATAAGAAAAAATATTTGTTAGAATGTACTCCGCGCCTAATTGATGTTTAACTCGGGGCATTTTCCATTATTTTCTTTAGATATTGAAGGAAGATGAGCTCAATTAGACCAATTTACAATTTGTGCAGGTAAATGTACAATTTCCAATTATCTATTGGTAGCTCAAACTACCGTCTAAGGCGGAACCATCATTTTGTTTATGTGCTATAATATTCTAAACGAGATCAGAGACACTTATAAATTACTGAATAGAAAATAATTTACGAATTTTCCTGTAGCCATTATGATCTGAAGTAACGAGCTCAGAGACCCTTGTAAATAACCTCGAATAGAAAATAATTTACGAATTTTCCTGTAGCCATTATGAGTTGATGTCCactaacacaaaagaaaaacTAGAACTAGAATTTCTTGCTCCGCCTCTTTTAGCACAAAGTAAGTTAGAAACACAAAGGATAATGGGTTCattcttgttatttgtttatagCTTCTTGCATACCTACAGTAAGGAGACAGGACCATTTTGGTTCGGAAGTTTTGGACTTGAAGTGGAAGGCAGAACATGATATTACTGGTTGGTTCAGCTCCTCATGACCATTTCAAAAGGACTCAGTAACACGTAGAGAAAAATTGGAGCTACACTTCATTTAACCCATCTGTAAATTCAAACATCTGTTTGCAGTTTCTCCTAAAAGAATTACATTAGTGCAAACTGTTTTCAACTTCGTCGTTGCAGGATAAAACCAACATCACCAAAAGTTTAATGCCCAGACCTATAAACATAGGAGTTTCCCTTTTCAACAACAAAGAACATGGAAAATTGTACAGAATGTCCAGGATTTGGGTAAAGTAGACATGCAACTGGACTGCGGTCAGATAGTAAAATTTTCCACTAACTGCAAAAGTCAAACATCCCATCACAAAGAATTAACTCTGGAAATACTAATATACATGTAACTGGGGAGCTTCTCGCCACCACAACAAATGGAGCAGTCAAAAACTAGAAAGATCCTTCTATATTTGGAAAATGGAAAGGAAAACAATGTTTCAGCTCTGGACATGCTATAAACCCTTCCCTGGAAGGTGCATAATCACAAAATGCTTCAAAGTGTTGCCATGGCCAAGCCCCACTTTTGTTATCTCCAGAATAGGCCATAGAAACACTCGTCTGAAGCCCGATCTGCTGCTACAGAAAATGCTGTTGCTTCTCATCTTTTCCTTGTCAAATGCTTTTTGGCTTCCCTAGCATCACCTGCAGTATGCTTCTTCCGCCTTCCACCAGCTGAAGCAGGCTCTACTAAAGGCCCCGACCAATTCTGTACAGGTTCTTTTGAATATGTGAATGAGGTCGAACTGAATGGCACATCAGGAGGGACAAGGCCAGGATCAATGTGATGTGAAGCACCCAATGGAACACCAAGTCCTCCATCCTGGTGTGGTGGGGGAAACTTCTCACTCTTGCTCTTTGCATTTGCATGTGTGATTAGGCGCCGCCGCTGCAATGTAAACAGATTGCCAAAATACCAGTTGAAGAAAATCAATGGAACAAAAAATAGAAGTTATGCAGTAGTCATGTAcatgcaaaatataagttatatGGTGGACTATAAACCACTGAAACCTGGCAAATAGAAGGCATGTAtaccaaataaataaaaaaggctaATGACGTCAAAAAAGTGCCAAGCCTGAAACTTGCCGAAGTAGAACGAACAAAAGGAACAATCACTTCAAACAAGTTGCCCAAGAAGCATAACAGAAAAAACTGATGGCTACTGTCAATTCCACTATAGACTGGCAAATCATATTTCCAGAACAACTACTTTTCAAATCTGCTTAATTGACAGTTAATATGAAAACTTGGTTCAATCTTTTCAAATTTTCTCGGTGATGAAAGGAACAAAACAAATGATAATGAAGTAATGAACATggtaaataaaaaaacaaatttaTAACTGAACCACAACAAAGCAGGAGACTTGTCATAGAGACATACATCAATATTAGCTTGAAGTTCAGCATTGGCATCTGGAGCAGGGCCAGCACGGGCCCGTTCACGATGGCGTACTCTCTTAGTACCATCTCCCTGAGCTTTGTTAGCAGCTCTTAGCCTGCACAACAAGATGAAATGAGCAGCTATACCACATTTGTCACCTCTTCACAAGCATTGAACAGAACCCAAAGGAATGGATATTACATATAGTTATTTCCAATCAGGAAGAGAGGATGAAATTAAAAATATCAATTGCATCCATACATTATTGAAGTTAACTGTTAAACACAATGGGAGAAGAATGAGATCTTGAAAGATCAATTGCATCCGAGCATAGTACAATTAACAAGAAAAACAGCATTGACAAATTGACAAGCCAACTATTAAGTCCAGGTCCAGTACTCcacaaaataattataaaaaggtATAAAAGGTCAAGAGCAATTCTAATTCATGGTCAAAATAATGGCTTGATTAACAGAAtgctactttttgtgatgaagtGTTGAATTAAAGGTTTTAAGCTATAGGGCATGCCTAGTTGATTAAGATAATCTAGAGGGCTACTTAATGTAATTGAGCATAATACTCCCTCCGCTTCAATTTATGACGTATGTGTCTTACTTTCTTTTGGTTTGTCCCAAAAAGAATGCCTCTTTCTCTATCTAGTAAATTTGCAATTCCAACAtccccattttacccttaatgacacTCTCTTATAGATATGATATGACATATATAAGATCACAAGATTCAAAAGGTATTTTTGGTATGTTATACCCACCTTTAGTTCAAAACCAAAAGAATCAATTCTTCTTTACATTCTTAAACTTCTTGACCAGTCAAACTAAGAGACACAAAATGAAGAGGAGTGAGTATATGTAAGGTTGAATCCTGGCAGAAAGAAATTCTCCAAGTGGTTTGTGCTGTAGGAGATCTACAAGCATGGAGAGCTCCTTGAAGTTTCCCCAGATACATGATGTTGAGCTAGAGGAGAGGTATTCTGTGATGTTTTAAACTAGATGGTAGGTCCTGCTTAATTAGACAAACTAGAAAAAGGGCCAATGTAATTGAACCTAATATGTGTAAGCTTGAAAACTGGCAGAAGGAAATTCTCCATCTGATTGTACCCAGAGCCCATAGGAGATATAGAAGGACAAGAGCTCCTTCAAGTTTCTCAAATACATGTCCTAACAGATGGCTGGCATAAGTGCTCTCACTCATTAACTAGTTCAAGCACTTTTAGTTTGCTTAAACCGGAAAGGGGACTATGAAAAACTATGAAAGCAGGCCCACACGCATTATGTAACATTCTACCAACATTAAAGAGCTTGAAGTAAAAGTGAGGAAGGCAAACAGATGCCTGATTCACACTACACAAATAAAAAAGTGCTGACCGTCTAGCTTCATCATCCCGCCGTTTGGCATCCATTTCTTTGGTCGGAGGATACTTTGGAAGACTAGATGGATCACAAGCATATGGCTCTGTATTGAAGAACTGCAGAAATAGAATGTCATTAACCATATAGAAGGCAACATCAGGAAAATACAAGTGAGAAAACGTTACCCAAAATAAGATGTTCAGGGAACAAAGCAGAATATCACAAAAACACACATGCTAAACCAAAACACCTGGAAATAGAATTTGAGGCAGTGCTGCACCAAAAAGGGATAATAGGAGGACAAGTAGTTAAACTAGTTCGCCGCCATACTTGTCCCCCTCCTCTATGTCAAAGGAACCAAACATTAAGGATTTTCAAAGTCAGTTCACTAACAATCCCTTCATCCAAATTTGCTCGACACTTTTTTGCTTATTAAGGGTCAATTTGACCAATTTTAGAGCTAAATCAGATGACATTAGATTAtcttttaaatttataattttagaTTGTTGGGAGTTGTGAACTCGTGATTACGTAAATAAAAGTGTGCTCTCTCTAAcagcttaagcttttagatgagatgatcACACAACTTTAATATGGTTTCAAAGCAAGCAAAGGTCCTGGATTCGAGTCCCACCACCCTTTAACAAAAAGAATTACCATGTGCTTGGCCCATGGGAAAGAGTAAAGCCCGCATGTGAAGGAGTGTGTTGAAGACATAATTACATAAATAAACTTGTGCTCTCTCTAACCGGTTAAGGTTTTAGATGAGATTGTCACACAACTTTAATATAGATAATCAAAAACTAAATAAGCGGCTGCATAAATTGCAAGTTTCCTCATATCAGCAGGGTAGGATACATCTTAAAATGTCTGTCAAAATTCACTTAGTTATGACTCTTTGCAGGCTAAAAGtggaatattttagtataaggaGAGTGATCAAGATTGTCTTTTCTTTGAATAGCCTGCATCAGCAAAATGTTAATTACTTACTGCAGACATTCATTAACCTTTTAGATAAGGTGCAGACATTCATTAACCTTTTGGATAAGGTGCAGACATTCATGCTTATTGAGTTATTTTGACCAGAGATCCCAATTTAAACATCATAAATAGCAATAATCTGCCAGCAGCAGATGAAGTACTGAAGTCCCAAAACATTGATTAATTGCTAAAAATATTCACAAGAGAACCTGAACTTAAAACATCACAAGTTAGCAGACAAATTTGCCACGAACAGTAGTAAAAGTATGCAACCACTAACAGAAAAAGCAGAGCTGAGAGTAGTCTTATAATCAAAATATATTACATGGGCTGAATTCCATAATAACAGGTGTCAGGCTATTGACAATTTCTCTTTTACATCCACAACTACAAACTACAAGACCTCCTAATTGAAAAAGCACACTGATGGAACGCGGACCCATCTAATCTACTTTATTTCTATGTCACAGAAAGCACAATTTTCATGCGAGCATACCAGGTCAAACAAATGGGAATCTCTTCTGCCACTCAAGCTATACTAAGTAACTCTTCACTAACTGCATATGCATACCTCAGTAGTTATCACACAATAAGGCTCTAAAACGTACTCACAATCTCTCTAATTAGTGATGCCAAGACATTAGCATAACAAAAGGCATACTGTAGATTTCTATCAGCAACAGATACTTGTTGGTGAGAGGAGAACCAAGACAACTTAGTATAACAAACACTCTGGAAACAGAAAAGCTACTCACTTCACTTTGTAATGCGTCAGTTGCCGTCTTGCGCTCAGCTGGATCAATTGCAAGTAATGTATCAATTAGCGGAAGTGAAGACTGAGGAAAATCTTTAAAAGTCTCCCTAATGCATCGTTTGTAGGGTTCTCGGGGCTTGAATAGTGTTGCATTCGGCAACTTAGACTTCTTCCAGTACTCCTCTGATGGCGAGCCacatagtttatatatcttatgcaGTTGTTCTACCTTGGTGACATAAGATATTGTTGTTAATAACTCATGCAGGAAAATGGAAACAGATATGTGTTCATACACATTCCAAACAAGCTTAAATAAGAAGACATTTTAACGTGACAATTAGTATGTCTGTCACAAAAATTCTATATTGTGTAAATAggacagcccggtgcactaagttcccgctatgcgcggggtccggggaagggccggaccacaagggtctatcgtacgcagccttaccatacatttctgcaagaagttgtttccacggctcgaacccgtgatctCATGGTCACATGGAGGCAACTTTAcaagttacgccaaggctccccttcaaaaaTTCTATATTGTGTAgccttaaaatataaaaataaatgctAATTAGAACAATCCGCCAGACCCGGCACTCCTGATTCAAAATAATCCCTACAAGAGACAGTTTAGAACTATGGATGACAAAAACAACATCAATTTAAAGCTAAATGCAATTTTTCCGCAGttttctttcaattttaaaaCGACTCAATGGGAAAATGTCATCTTTATAAATGATGTTAGGTTATTATGCAATAAGAGCAAGAAAAACCAATGTTTACCCTTAGCAATTGCTGTCGAGATGATATGCACTCAGCCTAATTACTAATGGGAGGGAACCCATAAACTCTTATCCAAATTGAGAGCATCGCTTCAAAGATAGTAAACAATcataaagactctttttttttccataAGCAAATAGATCATCCTAGTCGATTTCACTGAATTTTGTATGTTGATGCCATGAGCCTTGTAATAACAATGGATCACCCTAGTTCAAAATTTGGATTGCCCATTTTGGGATTAGCCTCCTCTACAAAATCTGACCATTCATATATGCAGCAACAGGAAATGCATACAAGTGCTCAGcaacgagagagagagagagagagagagagagagagagagagagagagagagagagagagagaaatcaaGTTCAGCTATTGTCTTCGAAATATAACTATTTACTCCcaaacaaaaggggtaacaaagctCAAGAAACAACTGGACTGATTCCAAGATTTCTctataatcctagggatcctttAGATTAGAGAGATGTCCTTAAATGAAAATGACCAGCGAAGGAGCTCGATTTAGTTAAACTCTATTTTCAATACAATATATCAAGTTGTTATTTAGAGTCACCTAGCTTAATTTTCACTCCTCGAGCTAAGTTCCAGAAAGGAAAAAATCAACAAAGCAAATATTTCTCTATCAGCCAGCGGAACACCTAAGCCATTAGGACTCTTTAAGTTAAAATTAATAAAGGAAACATATTACTACTCCcccaaaggaaaggaaaaaaggaaagacAATACAGTCGATGCAGAAAAAAGCATCATATTAACACAAAGGATTAACAAGAAGAAGATTGAACAAAGAAATATATCAAGAAAAGAGGAAGTACCTCAGTTCGACCCGGCATAATAGGTTTTCCAGCCAATAACTCAGCTAAGATGCAACCTGCACTCCATAAATCAATGCCTACGCTATAATCAGTAGCACCTAGAAGCAGCTCTGGTGGTCTATACCACAAAGTAACCACTCGACTAGTCATAGGATGCTTATGCCGAGGATCAAAAATAGTGGCCAATCCAAAATCAGCAATTCTGAGAATGCCAGAATTGTCAAGAAGAAGATTTGACCCCTTAATATCACGATGAAGCACATGACGATTGTGACAATGCTCAAGGCCAGATAATAGCTGATGCATGTAGCATTTAACCTGCAACGGGGGAACAATAATCAGCTAACTCTAACTACAACTGAGATAGAGATGGTCTAACTCACACCCCTCATTCTTCAAAGCAGAACTTCTACAGTGCAGCACCCTAACCTGTGCTTCTGTAAACTTGATCTCTGGACTTGCAGCAAGCCCAGCCAAATCATGCTCCATGTACTCAAATACCAGGTATAAACTACATGACATTCTTGAAGTAACCAAACCTTCCAATTTGATTACATTGGGATGATCTAGTCGTCGCAAAATGATAATTTCTCTAGCCATGAATCTCACACTCTCAGGTTCTAGATTGTCAAAACGCACTTTCTTCAGAGCAACAATTTTACCAGTTATGGTGTCTCTCGCTTTGTAAACGTTACTGTATGTCCCTTGACCAATCTATTgagaacagaaagaaagaaacatagaCTGTTAACATCAACAAGCAGAAGTGTAATTCAGGAGAATAGAAATGTATATACACAAAAACCAATCTGAAAGCTACCTTATCGATTTTCTCAAAAGTGTCAGCACGTCGAGGGAGCCAACCATCAATTGCTTCCCCAACATGAGCAGAAAGCCAGGATGGCCATCCAGCAGCAACCTGCTCCCCATGTTTATGCTTAGGTGGATTACTTAATCTTGGATCAGGCTTTGACCTTCTCCTTTCTTTCCTAGGTTTTTCGTCATGTTCCGCCTTGTCCTCCTTCTTAGTTACATCACCTTCATTGGCTTCCACAGCTTCATTATCAACAGTTACATTTTCCGCCCCCTTGACCTCTAAAGTTTCAGTAGATTCAGCAGCACTAATGCTCTTACTCTTCTTCTCATAATTCACACCTTCCCTCTTCTCCTCCCTGCCGTTGTGTACTAAGCCTGATGAAACCTCCCGACCCAGAACACACCCCATCTTTCAAGTCTACACTTCATAACTCAACATTCTCACTGAGTAACCAACTAATTTCCACAAATCAGCTCAAAGTCTACAACTTTAACCACCTAAAATAGCAATACGAGAGTACATCATTAAATTGGCCAAACAAGGAAAAGGAGTAAATAATTAAATTGGCTAAAGAAAACAGAAAACAGTAAATCATTAAATTGGcacaggaaaaaaaaaaaaaaaggaaaatgagcaaATCATTAAATTAGCAGTAGTTGAACTGCCTACTTAACATTACAAGAAGAATCCAAAGAAACAATTGCTCAATACCGGGCAAAGTTAGGTGAATTTTTCCGGGGTGTGGTCAATTGGACAGAATAATCACAGATTCAAGCATAATCACCAAATAATAGCAAAAACTCATAACAGTAAACTCAACAACTTATATGAATCAACGATCAGCAAAAACACAAAAACAACCCTTTTTACTTACTTGCACTGATCACACAATTTCAGATTCACAGTGAAACCCAAAAATCAATCTTTTTACCTAACCCAAAACAGAACCACGGTAGAGCAGCAAAAATACAGCTAATAAAACGATAAAACCCTAATATCCAAAATTGATGTAACTGCAACCCACGTCCACAAGCAAGAAAATGACAGTCTTTGTGCAAGTGAAAGTGAAATAAAGTCCAAAAAAAGGGGTAAGTGGAATttacgagagagagagagagagagagagagagagagagagagagagagagagagagagagagagagagagagagagagagagagagagagagagagagagagagagagagagagagagagagagagagagagagagagagagagagagagagagagagagagagagagagagagagagagagagagagagagagagagagagagagagagagagagagagagagagagagagagagagagagagagagagagagagagagagagagagagagagagagagagagagagagagagagagagagagagagagagagagagagagagagagagagagagagagagagagagagagagagagagagagagagagagagagagagagagagagagagagagagagagagagagagagagagagagagagagagagagagagagagagagagagagagagagaatcatAAAAGAATCAATTGGACAACTAATCTTTCAGTATTATGGACTACAAATTATAAATATAGAAAGAGATGGAGTGGGAGGGGGGTTGGGTGGGTGGGTGAGAGCACTCTACGGTAAGTTATGTCATATAGTTTGACTTACACGAAATttagaattaaaaaaattaaacttgTGCTCTTGAAAACTTAAATTATATAAGTTTTTGTGGGACTTTTAATTTATTTGTCTGACTgtaaaatgagtaaaataaaaaatttgaaattaaattatttttaaatataaaaatattttttaaaatatatttattaggAGATTGtgtcatataaattgaaataAATTAAGTGAATTATGTGAACCGTCTCATCTAAAAAACTTAGATATCATAGAGGAAACACTTCgatttaattaattatgtattaATAGCTAGTACATTGTTGCTAAGTTAGAATACCCCAAACAATATCATTTGAACACTTGGTTAAATAAGAATTTTGAACAAAGTCAAACGAGAGCGACAGGGGCGATTAGAGAACGAATGGAAGATAAGAGTGCGGGGCAAAGAGTAAAAAATGGGATGAGGAAAGGCAAAGCTATTAATCTACCTCTGAGGTAAAGGTGATATTTCACCTTCAAGATTTCGATTAATTAAATCTTCCGCCCCTACTTCTACTAAAGCTACCTCCTCCTTCATcgtccttttttattttttagctaATACTTCCTCTTTATacacaaacttttttttttagGGTGTGCTGTAATAAGAAAGATCTTGCTACGACCATACCGATTCTCTCAacgctctcttttttttttcgcctattaattattt
It encodes the following:
- the LOC107767562 gene encoding pentatricopeptide repeat-containing protein At5g03800-like; protein product: MAAVIHSPTISIPLSFLRPTGPFNLHSTSSLATTKKTKYKQKPSFFLQYPSKSRPFQPLLIPQHFKDSNVTVAADTNRIDYANLLRISVRCGDVELAKIIHSSILKLEEEDVYLKNALIAAYLKLGHLNLAEKVFDSLLSPDVVSFTAIISAFAKSNRQREAFELFLEMRDLGIEPNEYTFVAILTACIRSLNLELGCQVHGLVVKLGYLSYTYVVNALMGLYSKCGLLESVILLFNDMPQRDIVSWNTMISCMVEECMYERVFELYRELRRNDCLIVDHFTLSTLLAASSRCLAVREGQELHMHALKSGLHGNLSVNNALIGFYTKCGTLKNVVDVFERMPVKDVFSWTEMIVAYMEFGYVDFAMEIFNSMPERNCVSYNALLAGFIQNHEGFKALGLFCRMLEGGLELTDFTLTSVLNACGSVMERKISEQIHAFILKLGLESNDRIETALLDMCTRCGRMDDAKKLFHQPPLDHDNSIALTSMMCAYARDGHPEEAISLFLVRHSEESLVVDEVALATILGVCGTLGILKLGEQIHCYALKHGLMSDTGVGNAMISMYSKCDEMQSAIKAFEAMPTHDLVSWNGLLTCYVLHRQGDAALDMWAKMEKLGVNPDSITCVLVISAYRHTSRNLVDCCQKFFSSMQTLYNIEPTSEHYAGFVAVLGYWGLLEEAEQIISAMRFEPKASVWHALLDGCRIHANAIIGKRAMKEILSIVPRDPSTFILKSNLYSASGRWQCSELVRAEMREKGFRKIPGRSWIILGDKVHSFFGRDKLHSQSKDIYSGLQILIPECLKAGYVPDTSFVLHEVEEHQKKDFLFYHSSKLAVTFGLLMTRPGKPVRVMKNVHLCGDCHTFFKYVSVVTKRDIHVRDASGFHHFVNGKCSCRDNW
- the LOC107767563 gene encoding putative serine/threonine-protein kinase At1g54610, with the protein product MGCVLGREVSSGLVHNGREEKREGVNYEKKSKSISAAESTETLEVKGAENVTVDNEAVEANEGDVTKKEDKAEHDEKPRKERRRSKPDPRLSNPPKHKHGEQVAAGWPSWLSAHVGEAIDGWLPRRADTFEKIDKIGQGTYSNVYKARDTITGKIVALKKVRFDNLEPESVRFMAREIIILRRLDHPNVIKLEGLVTSRMSCSLYLVFEYMEHDLAGLAASPEIKFTEAQVKCYMHQLLSGLEHCHNRHVLHRDIKGSNLLLDNSGILRIADFGLATIFDPRHKHPMTSRVVTLWYRPPELLLGATDYSVGIDLWSAGCILAELLAGKPIMPGRTEVEQLHKIYKLCGSPSEEYWKKSKLPNATLFKPREPYKRCIRETFKDFPQSSLPLIDTLLAIDPAERKTATDALQSEFFNTEPYACDPSSLPKYPPTKEMDAKRRDDEARRLRAANKAQGDGTKRVRHRERARAGPAPDANAELQANIDRRRLITHANAKSKSEKFPPPHQDGGLGVPLGASHHIDPGLVPPDVPFSSTSFTYSKEPVQNWSGPLVEPASAGGRRKKHTAGDAREAKKHLTRKR